A single window of Loxodonta africana isolate mLoxAfr1 chromosome 10, mLoxAfr1.hap2, whole genome shotgun sequence DNA harbors:
- the LOC100658477 gene encoding homeobox protein SIX4 — MSSSSPTGQIASAADIKQENGMESASEGLEAPREVAGGAAVGLSPPAPAPFPLEPGDAAATAAARVSAEEGAVAAAAAGAAADQVQLHAELLGRHHHAAAAAQTPLAFSPDHVACVCEALQQGGNLDRLARFLWSLPQSDLLRGNESLLKARALVAFHQGIYPELYSILESHSFESANHPLLQQLWYKARYTEAERARGRPLGAVDKYRLRRKFPLPRTIWDGEETVYCFKEKSRNALKELYKQNRYPSPAEKRHLAKITGLSLTQVSNWFKNRRQRDRNPSETQSKSESDGNPSTEDESSKGHEDLSPHPLSGSSDGVTNLSLSSHMEPVYMQQIGNAKISLSSSGVLLNGSLVPASTSPVFLNGNSFIQGPNGVILNGLNVGNTQSVSLNPPKMASNLVSNGISMTDILGSASQDVKEFKVLQGSVASSTATTSYSPSAPASFPGLIPSTEVKREGIQTVASHDGGSVVTFTTPVQINQYGIVQIPNPGAQGQFLNGSIGFSPLQLPPVSVASSQGNISVNSSTSDGSTFTSESTTVQQGKVFFSSLAPSAVVYTVPNSGQTVGSVKQESLERSLVFSQLMPVNQNAQVNANLSSENLSGSGLHPLASSLVNVSPTHNFSLTPTTLLNPTELNSDIADSQPMSAPVTSKSTVTSVSNTNYATLQNCSLITSQDLMSVPMTQAVLGEIVPAAEDQVGHPSPVGHQDFVREHGLVLQSVANIKENFLPNSESKATSNLMMLDSKSKYVLDGMVETVCEDLETDKKELAKLQTVQLDEDMQDL; from the exons atgtcctCTTCCTCCCCCACCGGGCAGATTGCAAGTGCGGCGGACATCAAGCAGGAGAATGGGATGGAAAGCGCCTCGGAAGGGCTGGAGGCGCCCCGAGAAGTGGCGGGGGGCGCGGCGGTGGGGCTGAGCCCCCCGGCTCCAGCCCCTTTCCCCTTGGAGCCGGGGGACGCCGCGGCCACCGCCGCCGCCAGGGTGAGCGCAGAAGAAGGGGCAGTGGCGGCAGCTGCGGCCGGAGCTGCGGCGGATCAGGTACAACTCCACGCGGAACTTCTGGGCAGGCACCAccacgccgccgccgccgcgcagACCCCGCTGGCCTTCTCGCCCGACCATGTCGCCTGCGTGTGCGAGGCGCTGCAGCAGGGGGGCAACCTGGACCGCCTGGCCCGGTTCCTGTGGTCCCTGCCCCAGAGCGACCTGCTACGTGGCAACGAGAGTCTGCTGAAGGCGCGGGCGCTAGTGGCCTTCCACCAGGGCATCTACCCTGAGCTCTACAGCATCCTCGAGAGCCACAGCTTCGAGTCGGCCAACCACCCGCTGCTGCAGCAGCTCTGGTACAAGGCGCGCTACACCGAGGCCGAGCGAGCCCGCGGCCGGCCGCTGGGGGCCGTGGACAAGTACCGGCTGCGCAGGAAATTCCCCCTGCCCCGCACCATCTGGGACGGCGAGGAGACGGTGTATTGTTTCAAGGAGAAGTCGCGCAACGCGCTCAAGGAGCTTTACAAGCAGAATCGCTACCCTTCGCCTGCCGAGAAGCGGCACCTGGCCAAGATCACCGGCCTCTCCCTCACCCAGGTCAGCAACTGGTTCAAGAACCGCCGGCAGCGCGACCGGAACCCCTCCGAGACCCAGTCCAAAAG TGAGTCAGATGGCAATCCCAGCACTGAAGATGAATCCAGCAAGGGACATGAGGATTTGTCCCCTCACCCACTCTCTGGTTCATCCGATGGCGTCACCAACCTCAGCCTTTCCAGTCACATGGAGCCAGTATATATGCAACAAATTGGAAATGCTAAGATATCATTAAGCTCTTCTGGAGTTTTGTTGAATGGAAGCTTGGTACCTGCAAGTACCTCACCTGTCTTCCTTAATGGTAATTCTTTTATTCAGGGACCCAATGGAGTTATCCTTAATGGATTAAATGTGGGAAATACACAGTCAGTGTCATTGAACCCCCCCAAAATGGCATCAAACCTTGTGAGCAATGGTATATCCATGACTGACATACTGGGGTCTGCCTCCCAGGATGTGAAGGAATTCAAAGTCCTCCAGGGTTCTGTGGCTAGCTCAACAGCCACCACCTCGTACAGTCCCAGTGCCCCTGCATCATTCCCAGGGCTAATACCCAGCACTGAGGTGAAAAGAGAAGGCATTCAAACAGTGGCTTCCCACGATGGAGGCTCTGTAGTGACTTTTACTACACCAGTGCAAATTAACCAATATGGCATTGTCCAGATCCCCAATCCCGGAGCACAAGGCCAGTTCCTTAATGGGAGCATTGGATTCTCTCCGctacagctgcctcctgtttcAGTGGCCTCTTCACAAG GTAATATTTCAGTAAATTCAAGCACTTCAGATGGGAGCACGTTTACGAGTGAGTCCACCACAGTCCAGCAAGGAAAGGTTTtcttcagctctcttgctcccagTGCAGTGGTGTACACTGTTCCTAATTCAGGCCAGACTGTAGGATCTGTTAAACAGGAAAGCTTGGAGAGGAGCCTGGTGTTTTCTCAGTTGATGCCTGTCAATCAGAATGCACAAGTAAATGCAAACCTGTCTTCGGAAAATCTCTCTGGGAGTGGCCTCCATCCTCTGGCCTCCTCATTAGTTAATGTATCCCCAACTCACAATTTTTCCCTGACTCCCACTACACTACTAAATCCCACCGAGCTCAACTCTGACATTGCCGATAGCCAGCCAATGTCTGCGCCTGTGACAAGCAAATCTACTGTGACGTCTGTCAGCAACACTAACTATGCAACTCTTCAGAACTGCTCCCTTATTACTAGTCAAGACCTAATGTCAGTCCCTATGACCCAGGCTGTCCTCGGGGAAATAGTTCCTGCAGCTGAAGACCAAGTGGGTCACCCCTCCCCAGTAGGACACCAAGATTTTGTCAGAGAACATGGTTTGGTTCTGCAATCAGTAGCTAACATAAAAGAGAATTTCTTACCAAATTCTGAGAGCAAAGCAACAAGCAACTTAATGATGCTAGACTCCAAATCCAAGTATGTCCTAGATGGCATGGTTGAAACTGTCTGTGAAGACCTGGAAACAGACAAAAAAGAGCTTGCCAAGCTCCAGACTGTCCAGTTGGATGAAGATATGCAAGATTTATAA